The Sphingosinithalassobacter sp. CS137 genome includes a region encoding these proteins:
- a CDS encoding CpaD family pilus assembly protein: MSPRIALSALLAPALLLAGCGTYNGGVDSLHQPVVSRSDYVFDLATAGYGLAPGEEQRLAGWLQSMGLRYGDRVAVDDGGHPTGAREQIAAVAGRHGILLSDHAPVTMGTVAPGTVRVVVTRMTASVPSCPDHSREYQPDFGASTSSNFGCAINSNLAAMTANPADLVRGEPGADIADPATATRAIRSYREAKPTGAEGLPAATPTMGGGNN, encoded by the coding sequence ATGTCCCCCCGTATCGCGCTTTCCGCCCTGCTCGCTCCGGCGCTGCTGCTCGCCGGCTGCGGCACGTATAACGGCGGCGTCGATTCGCTGCACCAGCCGGTGGTGTCGCGCAGCGACTATGTGTTCGATCTCGCCACGGCGGGCTACGGCCTGGCTCCAGGCGAGGAACAGCGCCTCGCCGGCTGGCTGCAATCGATGGGTCTGCGCTACGGCGATCGCGTCGCGGTCGACGACGGCGGCCACCCCACAGGCGCGCGCGAGCAGATCGCTGCCGTCGCGGGCCGCCACGGCATCCTCCTGTCCGATCATGCTCCTGTCACGATGGGCACGGTCGCGCCGGGAACGGTGCGCGTCGTGGTCACCCGCATGACCGCCAGTGTTCCGAGCTGCCCCGATCACAGCCGCGAATATCAGCCCGACTTCGGCGCGAGCACGAGCTCCAACTTCGGCTGCGCGATCAATTCGAACCTCGCGGCAATGACCGCGAATCCGGCCGATCTCGTGCGCGGCGAACCGGGCGCCGACATCGCCGATCCGGCAACCGCGACTCGCGCGATCCGCAGCTACCGCGAAGCCAAGCCGACGGGCGCAGAGGGCCTGCCCGCGGCGACTCCCACCATGGGCGGAGGGAACAACTAA